The following nucleotide sequence is from Agromyces sp. SYSU T00194.
CGACCGCGTCCCACCGGCGCAGCGGCTCCTCGACCCAGACGAGGTCGAAGTGCTGCTCGATGGCCGAGACGTATCGGACGGCCTGCTTGACCTGCCACGACTCGTTCGAGTCGATCATCAGCCCGGGGGCATCCGTGTGGGCCGAGAGCGCGTCGCGGATGACGGCGAGCCGGCGCAGGTCGGTGTCGAGGTCGAGGCCGCCCTTCAGCTTGCCCGCCACGAAGCCGCGCTCGGCGTACTGGGCGTAGAAGGCGTGCAGGTCGTCGTCGGGCAGGGCGATGTCGAGGCCCGAGGCGTAGCCGGGCACGAAGCGGTCGCGTGCGCCGAGCATGCGCCACAGGGGCTCGCCCGCCGCCTTCGCCTTGAGGTCCCAGATCGCGGAGTCGAGCGTGGCGATGCCGCCGTAGGTGGCACCGGCGTGGCTGGACTTGAACACCTGCGCGAGCATGCGGTCGAAGAGCGCCTGGACGCCTCGCGGGTCCTCCCCCTCGATGGCCGGGAACAGCCGTGCGAGGTCGGCGTGCGAGCCCATGCCGACGCCCTCGATGCCGGCGTCGGTCTCGAGGATCACGATGGGCACGTCGGTGACGGCGTCGCGGATGTGGCCGTTGGCGTCACCGATGGCGCGTCGCCACTCGTGCTGCGCGGTGAGGGTGCGATACCCGGTGATCTTCATATCGTCCTTGATGTCGTCACGCGGTAGGATTCAACATACATCATACAACTTTGCGGAGCGGATGTCACGGGCGGGCGTCCCGGGGGCGTCGTCCCGGCCGCGCCGAACCCGACCGTTAGGATGCAAGCCATGTCCAACCCCGCCGGTCGCCCGACCACTGGCCTGCCGAACGGCGACGCGCCCGCGATCCTCGGCGCGGGCTCGCGGCGCACGCCGAACGCCCGGCTCGGCGTCGTCGTGGTGCACGACCTGGTGAGCGCGATCGTCACCGGCGAGGTGCAGCCCGGCGACCTGCTGCCGACCGAATCGGTGCTCACCGAGCACTTCGGCGTGAGCCGCACCGTCATCCGCGAGTCGGTCAAGCGCCTGGAGGAGAAGGGCCTCGTGCGCGTCACCCAGGGGCGCGGCACCGAGATCACCGACCCGTCGGAGTGGAACATCCTCGACCGCGTCGTGCTCGGCGCCTTCGTGGAGCACGACGCGACGCTCGGCATCCTCGACGAGATCGCGGTGATCCGCGCGCAGCTCGAGTCGGTCATGGCGGCCGGCTGCGCCGAGCGCCGCACCGACGCCGACCTCGACGCGCTGCGCGCGGCGATGGACGAGATGCACCGCACCGTCGACGACGTCGAGGGCTTCTCGCAGACCGACATCGACTTCCACGTGCTCGTCATGGATATCTCGGGCAACCGGCTCGCCGAGGGCATCGCGCGCACGCTCGTGGCGCGCGCGCGCGACAACTCGCGCTTCTTCGGCGCCCCCGGGCCGGAGGCGCCGACCGAGACGCTCGCCGAGCACGAGGCGATCCTCGACGCGATCGCCGCGGGCGACGGCGAGGCCGCCGCGCGCCTCATGTCCGACCACATCACGACCGCGTGGGAGCGCCGCCGCATCCCGCGCGAGGTCGAGCCCGCCTGACCCGCGCCGCTCTCCCTCACCCACCCCCTCCGAACTCACGACCCGTCAACAGAGTGCGCTTCACGACTTGAGAACGCAGTCTCTTGACGGGTCGTCCAGCACGATGGCCAGGAAGTCCACGACCCGTCGAACGGGTGCGCTTCGCGCGCTGAGAACGCACCCTCTTGACGGGTCGTCCGCGCACGATGGCCCGGAAGTTCACGACCCGTCAAATGGGTGCGCTTCGCGCGCTGAGAACGCACCCATTCGACGGGTCGCTGCTCCGCGGGCGGTCAGCCCTGGGCGCGAGCGAACTGGTCGCGGCGGGTGCGCGCGGCGAGCGGGTGCAGGCGGTCGGCGACCGGGCGCGGGCCGGCGCCCGAGACATCGGGCACGCGGATGCCGAGGTCGTGCGCCGGGGAGTCGTCGGCCACCGCGAACTCGCGGCGGGTGCCGGGCTCGCCGGAGGCATCCGCTCGCCCCTCGGCGGACTCGCCCGAGAGGTCGCCCGACGGGGCATCGACGAACCGCGGGTCGGCGACGACCGAGTGCCGGTCGTGGCCGAGCGCACGCCATTCGTCGTCCATCGGCTCGACGATCGCCCACTCCAGACACCCGTCGGCCCCGGGCGACTTCTCGCCGTTCGCCGCGAGCACGGCACCGTCGACGGGCCGCTCGTCCCAGAACAGGTTGAGGTCGCTCACGATCGTGTACTCGCGCAGGTCGCGCGGGCCGGGCGTGCCCGTGTAGCCGGGAGACGCCGAGCCGAGCAGCAGGTTGCGCTCCATCGTGAACGACACGAGCTGCTCGGGGCGGGTGATCGACACCTGGCCGTTGCCGCCGTACGCGAACACGTTGTTGCGGATGATCGACTCGCGGCCGTAGTGGTGGTGGTAGCACTGGCTCGACACGTGGTGCACCACGTTGTCCTCGATCACGACGTGACTCGAGCCCTCGTCGAGGTAGATGCCCCAGCCGCCGTAGTTCGCGCACTCCACGTCGTGGATGTGGTTGCCGCGCACCGCCGTGCCGGGCGCGATGCCGAGCAGGTAGACGCCGCCCATGTCGTTCAGCAGCCCCTGGCCGAGGTCGTGGATGTGGTTGCCGACGACGAGGTTGCCCTGCGAGGGGCTGTCCTCGTAGTCCCACATCCAGCCCACGGAGACGCCAGTGTAGAAGAAGTCGCGGATGTGGTTGTGCGCGATGACGTTGTGCGCGCCGTGCTGGAAGAGCACCGCGACGCAACTCGGGTAGACGCGTCCGCCGCGCTCGATGTCGTTGTCGCTCACCTCGTTGGAGCGGTTGAAGTCGTCGGATGCCGCGTCGACCGAGCCGCCCGAGCGCACCGCGCCCGCGCCGAGGTCGAAGAACCGCGTGCCGCTCACGAGGTTGCCGCGGCTGCCCGGCCCGAGGCTCAGGCCGTAGCCGCCGACGTGCGAGACGCAGCCGTCGACGAAGGCGCACGAGCGCGCGCCGTCGAACTGCACCGCGGCCGGCACGGTGCTCGCCGCCTGCACGTCGGCCGCGAAGGCCACGCCCTCGGGCAGCACCGGGTCCTCGCGCACGCCGAACGGCGGCACCGCGGGCGGCACCTCGGCGAAGTCGGCGTAGGCGAACGAGACGCCCTCGAAGCGCACCTCGCGCACGGGCACGGCACCGGTGCCGGTCAGCCGCACGAACACGTCGAGCACCGGCATCCGCACGTCGAGCGTCTCCGCCGACTCACCCGGCCGCGGCAGGTACAGCACCTGCGGGCCGTCGGCGCCGGCGAGCAGCCCGGTCGCGTCGAGGTACCACTCGCCGGCCACATGCCCGAACGCCTCGGCCACGTTCTCGAGCCGGTAGCGGGCGAACGTCTGGGCCGCGTCGTCGCGCAGCGCGAAGATGCTGCGCAGCGGGCTCGTGATCTCGCGTCGCTCGCGGTCGATGGATGCGACGGGCATGCGCTCCTGCACCCAGTAGTGGGGCACGACGACCTCGACGCGCTCGGGCTCGGCGAGCTCCGGCACGTCGCCTGCGGCGTAGGTGAACCGGTCGGCGCCGTCGAACAGCGTCTCGACGAAGCCGGCGGTCGGGTCGAGCCCCGCCACCGACTCCATGCGCAGGAACCCGCCGCCCACCGGGTACGACGGACGCGGCGCCCGCTCCCCGCCGACGTACAGGGCCCGGCCGCGCGCCGCGGGCGCGGGCGCGGCGAGGGCCGCCACCCCGTTCACGACGACCGCGCGCCACCCCGTCACCGGCTCGGCGCCCTCGAACACCGGCGGCGCCGACGCGTCGAGTGCGCAGAATGCGGTGAACGAGTCGTCGGGCCCGAGCTCGAGGGTCTCCCGCTGGCGGTACACCCCGCCCATGAGCCAGACCACGGCCCGCTGCCCCGGCGCCCGGCGCTGCCGCACCAGGCGCATGGCCGAGTGCAGGTCGCGCACGGGGTACCCGCGCGAGCCGTCGCCGTAGACCGAGCCCTCCGGACTCGCGTACACCTCGATCCGGTCGGTCGTCATGGCCTAGCCCTTCGTCGCGCCCGCGGTGACACCCGCCGTGATCTGCCGCTGGAAGATGAGGTAGACCACCACGAGCGGCAGCACCACGAGCAGCACGCCGGCGAGGTAGGTCGGCACGTTGTCGGGGTACTGGCCGCGCAGCGCGCTCACCCCGACCATCACCGTACGCTGGTCGGGCGACTGCATCACGAGCAGCGCGATGAGGATATCGTTCCAGCAGAACAGCGCGTTCAGGATGCCCATCGACAGCAGCGCGGGCTTGCCGAGGGGCAGCATGATGCGACCCCAGACGCCCCACAGGCTGTTGCCGTCGACGCGCGCCGCCTCGGTGATCTCCTTGGGGATGCCCGAGTAGAACGAGGCCATGAAGAACACCGTGAACGGCAGGAACTGCGAGACGTACGCGATGATCAGTCCCGCGTAGGTGTTGATGGTGCCCATGTCGCTCATCAGCTTGATGAACGGCACCATGATCACCTGGAACGGGATCATCATCGTGCCGAGGATCACGAGGAACATGACCCGGTTGCCGCGGAACGTCAGGTGGCTGATCGCGTACCCGGCCATCGAGGCGAGGATCAGGATCAGCGCGACGGATGCCACGGTGACGATGATCGAGTTCAGGTAGTAGCGCCCCATGTTCGCCTGGTTCCAGGCGTCGACGAAGTTCTGGATGTTGAAGGTGGTCGTCACGCCCAGCCGGTCGAGCACGTACTCGCGACGGTCCTTCAGGGCGATGTTGACGGCGTACACCATCGGGTAGATGGTCGCGATGGCCAGCAGCGCCATCGGGATCGCGATGACCCACCGCGAGATGCGTTCGGCGCGCATCACGACTCCTTCGTGGCGCGACGGAGCACGCGGATCTGGATGAGCCCGATCACGAGCACGATCAGCAGCAGGAACACGGATGCCGCGGAGGCCAGCGCCGGGCGCGCCTCGCCGTTGAGCTTCCAGATGAGGAACTCGGGCAGGTACGACGCCGCGCCGGGGCCGCCGGCCGTCATCGTGTACAGCAGGCCGAAGAGGCCCGTGAGCATGCCGATGGTGGTCGTGACGAACACGAACTGGATGGTCTGGCTGAGGCCGGGGATGATCACGTGCCAGATGGTCTGGGGGAAGTTCGCCCCGTCGATCCTGGCCGCGTCGAGCAGCTGCTGGTCGAGGGTCGAGAAGCCGGCGAGGAAGATGACCAGCGCCATGCCGAACGTCGCCCAGATGTGCACTGCGAGCACGCTCGGCAGCGCGGTCATGGTCTGGCCGAGGTAATCGACGGTCGGCAGGCCGATCGACTCGGCCATGGCGTTCAGCGGGCCGTTCGCACCGAGCACGATGTTGAAGATCGCGCCGATGATGATCGGCGAGAGCACGACCGGCAGGAAGTAGACGCTCCGGTAGAAGCGGTGCCCGGGCACCTTCACGAAGATGAAGGTCGCGAGGAGCCCGGCGACGAGCACCTCGATCGGCACGAACAGCAGCACCACGAGCACGTTGCGGGCGGAGGCCTGGAAGCGCTCGTCCTGCAGGAGGAACAGGTAGTTGTCGAAGCCGACGAACACGCCGTTCAGCTCCTGGTCTCCGGTGAAGGAGAAGTTGATGCCGAGCAGCAGCGGGTAGATCCGGAAGACCAGGAGGATCAGCAGCACCGGAAGCACCAGCAGGTACGGGGTGATGGTCTCCGACGTGATCTTGCGCTTTCGCCGCGGCACCGAGGGGGTGCGCCGCGGCCAGCCCGGGCTGGGGTCCGAGAGGACCACAGCCCGGGTGGACGTGGGGGCGGTCATGTTCAGCCTTCCGAAGCCGCCAGCTGGCTCGCCGCGTCGTCGACGGTCACCTCGCCGACCAGCATCTGCTGGCCGAGGCGGTGGAGGAGGTCGAGCGTGTCGCCGCCGAGCGCCGTGTGCAGGAGCGGCTTGCTGCCGGGCAGCTCCGCCACGATGTCCTGCGCGGACTGGATGTCGGTGTCGAGTTCGATGGTGGTGTCGGAGACGATCTGGCCGCCGGCGATCGAGTAGTTCGCCAGCGCGTCGCGGTCGACGGTCGCCTTGATCCAGTCGACGCCGAGGTCGACCTTGTCGGCGTTCAGCACGCCGTAGCCGATGCCACCCTCGATCGGGAGCGCCAGCGTGGTGCCGTCGTTGACCGTGACCGGCATCATGAAGCCGAGGTCGTCACCGAGGAAGTCGTCGAACTGCTTCCAGTGGGCGATGCCCGAGGAGAGGCCGATGACCATGGCGGCGCTGCCGCCCGAGAACAGGTCGAACGAGTCGTTGAACATCGCGGTGGAGTTCGCGCCGTCGTTGTACCAGCCGTCGGCGGCGGTGTCGGCCCAGAGCTGGAGCACCTGCGTAGCGTGCTCCGACTCCCAGTCGCGCTCGCCGTCGATCCACGCGTCGTACTCCTCGGGGGTGAAGATGCCCGAGGCGAAGCCGGAGAGGAAGAACTCGATGCCGAGGCCCTCCTTGTTGCCGAGCGCGAAGCAGGAGACGTCGGTCTCGCTCGCGATGGCGTCGCAGGCGTCGGCCAGCTCGTCCCACGTGGTCGGCGGGTTCTCGGGGTCGAGGCCGGCCTCGGCGAAGATCGCCTTGTTGTAGTAGATCGGGAAGCCCTGGAGGAACATCGGGGCCGAGTAGGTCTCGCCGCCGTCCTCGAAGGCGGGCCAACCGGCGAGCTGGTCGTGGATGTCGGCGAGCTGCTCGGTGACCGGGGTCAGCTGGTTGGTGCGGGACTTCAGCTGCGTGCCGCCGTTGAACAGGGCCAGGTCGGGGCCGGTGCCGGCCTCGATGGCCGAGCCGAGCAGCGTGTAGTACTGGTCGAACGGCTGCGAGACGATCTCGACCTCGACGTCGGGGTGCGACTCGGCGAAGACCGCGAGGACCTCGTCCTGGTACGCGGCCGCCGCGTCGTCGGAGTTGCCCCAGTTCCAGATGACGAGCTTGCCGTCGTCCGCCGACTCTCCGGTGGGGGTGGTTGCTGCGCCGCCACACGCGGAGAGGGCGAGGACCGCCCCGACTCCGATGGCGACCGGTGCTACGAACCGCTTCATTGCGATGCCTCTCATCTCTGGGAATGCGTGCCGGCACCGCAGGTCGACGGTGACAGCCACAGGGGGGTACTGCTTGCGAGCAAACATACTACGTATCATCACTACGGTCAAACACTCATCGGATGATCGCCGCCCGCACACGACGGCGGGCCGGGGAGTACCCCGGCCCGCCGTCGATTCTCCCCCGCGGTCAGCCCTTCGGACGAACCCGCAGGTGGGTGACGCCCGCGTCGACGTCGAGCGAGATGCCCGCGAGCGAGACCGAACGCGGGTCCGCGAGGTACAGCACGGCGGCCGCGACCTCGTCGGGCGTCACCATGCGACCGGTCGCCTGGCGCGCGTCGAGCGCGGCGCGCTCGGCGACGGGGTCGTCGAAGCCCTGCAGCATCCGCTCGACGAACGGGGTGTACACGGTCGCGGGGCTCACGCAGTTGACCCGGATCCCCTCCCCGATGTGATCGGTCGCCATCGCGTAGGTGAGGCCCATGACGGCACCCTTCGACGCGCCGTACACCACGCGCTGGGGCAGGCCGTTCAGCGCCGCGATCGAGCACATGTTCACGATCGCCGCGTGCTCCGATCGACGCAGCCAGGGCAGCGCCGCGGCGCTCACGCGGGCCATGCCCACGACGTTCACGTCGAGTACGCGCGCCCACTCCCCGTCGGATGCCTCCTCGACGGTGCCGACCGAGCTCACGCCCGTGTTGTTCACCAGCACGTCGATGCCGCCGTGGTCGGCCGCGACCGCGGCGATCGCGGACTCGACGGACACGCGGTCGGTGACGTCGGCGGTGTAGCCGGCGATGCCCTCGGGCAGCCCGTCGGCGTTGAGGTCGAGCACGGCGACCGTGGCACCCGCCCCGGCGAGCGCGGTCGCCGTCGCGAGGCCGATGCCGGACGCGCCGCCCGTCACGACCGCGACGAGGCCGTCGAACGCACCGGCGCTCATGCCTGCACCATCCGCTGCGACTGGCGGCCGAGCCCATCGATCTCGAGCTCGACGACGTCGCCCGCGCGCAGGTAGGGCTGGCCCTCGATGCCGAGCGCGACGCCCGCCGGGGTGCCCGTGTTCAGGACGTCGCCCGGGTGCAGCACCATGAACTGGCTGAGGTACCAGATGACGTACGCGACGTCGAAGATCATCGTGGCGGTCGTGCCGTCCTGGTGCGTGACCCCGTTGACCGAGAGGCGCAGGCCGAGCGCCTGCGGGTCGGGCACCTCGGATGCGGGCACCAGCGCGGGCCCGAAGGGGTTGAACGTCTCGCAGCTCTTGCCCTTGTCCCACTGGCCGCCGCGCTCGAGCTGGAACTCGCGCTCGGACACGTCGTGCGAGGTGGCGTAGCCGGCGACGTGCGCGAGCGCGTCCGCGGGCGACTCCAGGTACCGGGCGGTGGTGCCGATCACGACGCCGAGCTCGACCTCCCAGTCGGTCTTGGTCGAGTTCCGCGGGATCAGCACGTCGTCGTAGGGGCCGACCATCGTCGACGGGTCCTTCATGAAGACGACCGGCTCGGCGGGGATCGCCATGCCCGACTCCTCCGCGTGGTCGCGGTAGTTGAGGCCGATGCAGACGATCTTGCCGGGACGCGCGATCGGCGCCCCGACCCGGAGGTCGGCGGCGCCGTCGAGGGCCTGCAGCTCACCCGCCTCGAGCGCCGCGCGGGCGCGGGCGACGCCGTCGGCTGC
It contains:
- a CDS encoding mandelate racemase/muconate lactonizing enzyme family protein, with translation MKITGYRTLTAQHEWRRAIGDANGHIRDAVTDVPIVILETDAGIEGVGMGSHADLARLFPAIEGEDPRGVQALFDRMLAQVFKSSHAGATYGGIATLDSAIWDLKAKAAGEPLWRMLGARDRFVPGYASGLDIALPDDDLHAFYAQYAERGFVAGKLKGGLDLDTDLRRLAVIRDALSAHTDAPGLMIDSNESWQVKQAVRYVSAIEQHFDLVWVEEPLRRWDAVGHARLSDAIRAAVASGENLTGVEQFRPLFDAGAPDIVQAGAIWGVTHFQRLSFASTVRDLPVSIVGHNANPAVAHVAAAVPNHLTTEVQALDYAPGVHVDQEVADGGIVLGDEPGAGIRIDEAEIAAAREGAGWTLPAGPHMRPTRAGLRMLLDGVER
- a CDS encoding FadR/GntR family transcriptional regulator, which produces MSNPAGRPTTGLPNGDAPAILGAGSRRTPNARLGVVVVHDLVSAIVTGEVQPGDLLPTESVLTEHFGVSRTVIRESVKRLEEKGLVRVTQGRGTEITDPSEWNILDRVVLGAFVEHDATLGILDEIAVIRAQLESVMAAGCAERRTDADLDALRAAMDEMHRTVDDVEGFSQTDIDFHVLVMDISGNRLAEGIARTLVARARDNSRFFGAPGPEAPTETLAEHEAILDAIAAGDGEAAARLMSDHITTAWERRRIPREVEPA
- a CDS encoding right-handed parallel beta-helix repeat-containing protein, coding for MTTDRIEVYASPEGSVYGDGSRGYPVRDLHSAMRLVRQRRAPGQRAVVWLMGGVYRQRETLELGPDDSFTAFCALDASAPPVFEGAEPVTGWRAVVVNGVAALAAPAPAARGRALYVGGERAPRPSYPVGGGFLRMESVAGLDPTAGFVETLFDGADRFTYAAGDVPELAEPERVEVVVPHYWVQERMPVASIDRERREITSPLRSIFALRDDAAQTFARYRLENVAEAFGHVAGEWYLDATGLLAGADGPQVLYLPRPGESAETLDVRMPVLDVFVRLTGTGAVPVREVRFEGVSFAYADFAEVPPAVPPFGVREDPVLPEGVAFAADVQAASTVPAAVQFDGARSCAFVDGCVSHVGGYGLSLGPGSRGNLVSGTRFFDLGAGAVRSGGSVDAASDDFNRSNEVSDNDIERGGRVYPSCVAVLFQHGAHNVIAHNHIRDFFYTGVSVGWMWDYEDSPSQGNLVVGNHIHDLGQGLLNDMGGVYLLGIAPGTAVRGNHIHDVECANYGGWGIYLDEGSSHVVIEDNVVHHVSSQCYHHHYGRESIIRNNVFAYGGNGQVSITRPEQLVSFTMERNLLLGSASPGYTGTPGPRDLREYTIVSDLNLFWDERPVDGAVLAANGEKSPGADGCLEWAIVEPMDDEWRALGHDRHSVVADPRFVDAPSGDLSGESAEGRADASGEPGTRREFAVADDSPAHDLGIRVPDVSGAGPRPVADRLHPLAARTRRDQFARAQG
- a CDS encoding carbohydrate ABC transporter permease; the protein is MRAERISRWVIAIPMALLAIATIYPMVYAVNIALKDRREYVLDRLGVTTTFNIQNFVDAWNQANMGRYYLNSIIVTVASVALILILASMAGYAISHLTFRGNRVMFLVILGTMMIPFQVIMVPFIKLMSDMGTINTYAGLIIAYVSQFLPFTVFFMASFYSGIPKEITEAARVDGNSLWGVWGRIMLPLGKPALLSMGILNALFCWNDILIALLVMQSPDQRTVMVGVSALRGQYPDNVPTYLAGVLLVVLPLVVVYLIFQRQITAGVTAGATKG
- a CDS encoding carbohydrate ABC transporter permease translates to MTAPTSTRAVVLSDPSPGWPRRTPSVPRRKRKITSETITPYLLVLPVLLILLVFRIYPLLLGINFSFTGDQELNGVFVGFDNYLFLLQDERFQASARNVLVVLLFVPIEVLVAGLLATFIFVKVPGHRFYRSVYFLPVVLSPIIIGAIFNIVLGANGPLNAMAESIGLPTVDYLGQTMTALPSVLAVHIWATFGMALVIFLAGFSTLDQQLLDAARIDGANFPQTIWHVIIPGLSQTIQFVFVTTTIGMLTGLFGLLYTMTAGGPGAASYLPEFLIWKLNGEARPALASAASVFLLLIVLVIGLIQIRVLRRATKES
- a CDS encoding ABC transporter substrate-binding protein — encoded protein: MKRFVAPVAIGVGAVLALSACGGAATTPTGESADDGKLVIWNWGNSDDAAAAYQDEVLAVFAESHPDVEVEIVSQPFDQYYTLLGSAIEAGTGPDLALFNGGTQLKSRTNQLTPVTEQLADIHDQLAGWPAFEDGGETYSAPMFLQGFPIYYNKAIFAEAGLDPENPPTTWDELADACDAIASETDVSCFALGNKEGLGIEFFLSGFASGIFTPEEYDAWIDGERDWESEHATQVLQLWADTAADGWYNDGANSTAMFNDSFDLFSGGSAAMVIGLSSGIAHWKQFDDFLGDDLGFMMPVTVNDGTTLALPIEGGIGYGVLNADKVDLGVDWIKATVDRDALANYSIAGGQIVSDTTIELDTDIQSAQDIVAELPGSKPLLHTALGGDTLDLLHRLGQQMLVGEVTVDDAASQLAASEG
- a CDS encoding SDR family NAD(P)-dependent oxidoreductase; the protein is MSAGAFDGLVAVVTGGASGIGLATATALAGAGATVAVLDLNADGLPEGIAGYTADVTDRVSVESAIAAVAADHGGIDVLVNNTGVSSVGTVEEASDGEWARVLDVNVVGMARVSAAALPWLRRSEHAAIVNMCSIAALNGLPQRVVYGASKGAVMGLTYAMATDHIGEGIRVNCVSPATVYTPFVERMLQGFDDPVAERAALDARQATGRMVTPDEVAAAVLYLADPRSVSLAGISLDVDAGVTHLRVRPKG
- a CDS encoding fumarylacetoacetate hydrolase family protein, whose protein sequence is MNIARLGAPGAEIPVLQHEGVSYDLRPLTADVDGAFLAADGVARARAALEAGELQALDGAADLRVGAPIARPGKIVCIGLNYRDHAEESGMAIPAEPVVFMKDPSTMVGPYDDVLIPRNSTKTDWEVELGVVIGTTARYLESPADALAHVAGYATSHDVSEREFQLERGGQWDKGKSCETFNPFGPALVPASEVPDPQALGLRLSVNGVTHQDGTTATMIFDVAYVIWYLSQFMVLHPGDVLNTGTPAGVALGIEGQPYLRAGDVVELEIDGLGRQSQRMVQA